The following proteins are co-located in the Dietzia timorensis genome:
- a CDS encoding HTTM domain-containing protein translates to MELIKPQDSTPIRTWIRGQRDSPRRLFDRVVAWFISDRHADYGFAVMRIASGLFLLGWLLANLPIASKIWGPGSAYWQPYREVLGYKFPLNVLQEAGPGLFWAWYVVTIALVIAFVLGWRTRFITPLLFIAYTAINAQNTPIADGGNYFIRIMLIYLILVDVSRRWSLDSRRRAAKKSVETQVGSVLHNIGLCMVVAQVCLVYLEAGLYKVQGTLWQNGTAVYYPLQSEAYGVFPPLADLLTYFALPVFIVTYVSVLAQIAFPFLLFNKITRRVALILMLGMHLGIALLMGLPFFSGIMASADAVLVSGATWVAIVGWLQLTLSKIPFVQKLIPGSSGKAELGESSGDDDSGENDKVAEADSKKKADEKEDSGTLDKTRS, encoded by the coding sequence ATGGAGCTGATAAAGCCCCAAGATTCCACACCTATCCGAACCTGGATACGCGGGCAACGGGACTCACCTCGCCGGCTGTTCGACCGCGTTGTCGCGTGGTTTATCTCGGACAGGCACGCCGACTACGGCTTCGCCGTAATGCGTATCGCGTCCGGACTTTTCTTGCTCGGGTGGCTTTTGGCGAACCTGCCGATCGCGTCGAAAATCTGGGGTCCGGGCTCGGCCTACTGGCAGCCCTACCGCGAGGTTCTCGGATACAAGTTCCCGCTGAACGTGCTTCAGGAGGCAGGGCCGGGTCTGTTTTGGGCGTGGTACGTGGTCACGATCGCGCTCGTTATCGCGTTTGTCCTCGGGTGGCGAACTCGATTTATTACGCCACTGCTATTCATTGCGTACACGGCTATTAACGCGCAGAATACGCCGATCGCGGACGGCGGCAATTACTTCATCCGAATTATGCTCATCTACTTGATTTTGGTCGACGTCTCGCGCCGTTGGTCTTTGGACTCTCGTCGCCGCGCAGCGAAGAAGAGCGTCGAGACGCAGGTCGGCTCCGTGCTGCACAACATCGGATTGTGTATGGTCGTCGCCCAGGTCTGCCTCGTCTATCTCGAGGCAGGACTCTACAAGGTCCAGGGAACGCTGTGGCAGAACGGAACTGCTGTCTACTACCCACTGCAGTCCGAGGCGTACGGAGTGTTCCCTCCTCTCGCCGACCTGCTCACGTACTTCGCGCTGCCGGTGTTCATCGTCACCTACGTATCCGTGCTCGCGCAGATCGCGTTCCCGTTCTTGCTGTTCAATAAGATCACGCGACGCGTGGCACTGATCCTCATGCTCGGCATGCATTTGGGAATCGCCCTGCTTATGGGACTTCCGTTCTTCTCCGGGATCATGGCCTCGGCAGACGCGGTTCTGGTGTCCGGAGCGACGTGGGTGGCGATAGTCGGCTGGTTGCAGCTGACGCTGTCCAAGATTCCCTTCGTGCAGAAGTTGATACCCGGATCCTCGGGGAAGGCCGAGCTGGGCGAGTCGTCGGGCGATGACGATTCGGGCGAGAACGACAAAGTGGCCGAGGCCGATTCCAAGAAGAAGGCGGACGAAAAAGAGGATTCCGGCACGCTGGACAAGACACGGTCCTAG
- a CDS encoding copper chaperone PCu(A)C, giving the protein MGHHISFRSAILPFSVAAALSLTACGAQDAQQSADNSATTSAEAGAEAGADQVADGGVTLDGAWVKATDEDMTAIFGTLSNHSDADVTLESAEVDVDADAELHEVVQEAGSSVMQEVDGGLEIPAGGELNLEPGGYHIMLVELGEPITPGQDLELTLRFSDGSETVTTVPARAFEGAQEEYHAGDDEGMDHGDMDHENMDHGDMDHGSEGHDH; this is encoded by the coding sequence ATGGGACACCACATTTCTTTCCGTAGCGCCATCCTCCCGTTTTCCGTTGCCGCCGCGCTGTCGTTGACGGCTTGCGGCGCCCAAGACGCCCAACAGTCGGCCGACAATTCGGCGACGACGAGCGCCGAAGCGGGCGCCGAAGCAGGCGCCGACCAGGTCGCGGACGGCGGGGTGACGCTCGACGGCGCGTGGGTCAAGGCGACCGACGAGGATATGACCGCGATTTTCGGCACCCTGTCCAATCATTCGGACGCAGACGTGACGCTTGAATCCGCCGAAGTCGATGTCGATGCGGACGCCGAACTACACGAGGTCGTGCAGGAGGCCGGGTCGTCGGTGATGCAGGAGGTCGACGGCGGGCTCGAGATTCCTGCGGGCGGCGAGCTGAACCTCGAGCCGGGCGGGTATCACATCATGCTCGTCGAGCTCGGCGAGCCGATCACGCCCGGCCAGGACCTCGAATTGACGCTGCGTTTCTCCGACGGCTCGGAGACGGTCACGACCGTGCCCGCGCGTGCGTTCGAGGGAGCGCAGGAGGAGTACCACGCCGGCGATGACGAGGGCATGGACCACGGCGACATGGACCACGAGAATATGGACCACGGCGACATGGACCACGGTTCCGAGGGCCATGACCACTGA
- a CDS encoding SRPBCC family protein: protein MFDINAHVDSTDGVWLVVEARVDVPAARAFTEVATAEGISAWFSPTTLDPEVGGELLQGLDPTVGPDSPDFAEMATRGTVTEYRAPSAFGAGRFAYVERDWMGPGMPVDPWITSFEVAESGHESGAATLITLRSGFEQDSQLGRTSAEESETGWTQAMHCLAHRLTAFPDGGARITQALSDVRPGSVEALWARAAKALGIPEGTEPGTHIDAASRTGRVAGTVLHASEGAAVLALSSPGVGTLNVYCFPAGESASEATSHAQLAARFAEPADAPSDWDSIRWQRWLDSLA from the coding sequence ATGTTCGACATCAACGCACACGTCGACTCGACGGACGGTGTCTGGCTCGTCGTCGAAGCTCGCGTGGACGTCCCGGCAGCTCGCGCGTTCACCGAGGTTGCCACCGCCGAGGGCATCTCGGCGTGGTTTTCCCCGACGACGCTCGACCCGGAGGTCGGCGGCGAGTTGCTCCAAGGCCTCGATCCCACCGTCGGCCCGGATTCGCCCGACTTCGCAGAGATGGCCACGCGCGGCACCGTCACCGAGTACCGCGCACCGTCGGCATTCGGCGCCGGCCGCTTCGCCTACGTCGAGCGCGATTGGATGGGTCCGGGCATGCCCGTCGACCCGTGGATCACGTCCTTCGAGGTCGCCGAGTCCGGCCACGAGTCCGGCGCCGCCACGCTCATCACCCTCCGCTCGGGCTTCGAGCAGGACTCCCAGCTCGGCCGCACCTCCGCCGAGGAATCGGAGACCGGCTGGACACAGGCCATGCACTGCCTCGCCCATCGCCTCACCGCGTTTCCTGACGGCGGAGCCCGCATCACCCAGGCCCTCTCCGATGTTCGCCCCGGATCCGTCGAGGCATTGTGGGCGCGGGCGGCCAAGGCGCTCGGGATCCCGGAGGGCACCGAACCCGGAACCCATATCGACGCCGCCTCGCGCACCGGCCGCGTCGCCGGCACCGTCCTCCACGCCTCAGAAGGTGCCGCGGTCCTCGCGCTGTCCTCGCCCGGGGTGGGCACGCTCAACGTCTATTGCTTCCCGGCCGGCGAATCGGCTTCCGAGGCGACCTCGCACGCGCAGCTCGCCGCTCGTTTCGCCGAGCCCGCCGACGCGCCGAGCGACTGGGATTCCATCCGCTGGCAGCGCTGGCTCGACTCACTTGCCTAG
- a CDS encoding choice-of-anchor G family protein — MNFSTDSRDRAIRRSRVFKTVVAAIATASLTLLSVAPAQADPSDKSEALGKVIDADLLTGDLADAASSDSGNPSDPGPNANPLDVGLLGSVNLSLGTLNIPLISDPDESGLLYLGDAGALSSYASSPNGGTSTASAGVLGDNGAISLDPGGVGEYGSAQVNLTQLLGQLGVDGLTDEIIDHLTLQLGAVGSTATATGDDVESEYVVADGKLVVSSPLVEGLSGTLTTALQGTGTTLNTALGTSGVLGSIVSGVSRDVSIGLASVRLSGGTLGVNGLDDALDNAANIILNEPLEDANSLVAINLRDGTISIDLKQLGGPEGLNGLPPNTQLLTSPNIDLITDAVQEALGTVSAKAGDALESVLDEIALDIRIPARVSVLGLGVVNVFVTVDTTLGQLAGTSTDAPIVDIDGDLLGLIDIGALLGGLVAPLESVLFAPLRAATGTLVTTATTQLESTLDAAVDPILDTLDPVLSGVLSEVVQVTINEQPTPGYLGAESFTVNAVALELLPASEAVRIGLASSTVRADVQVPEISLAPDSVRDGDTTTVTGTEFPPNTEVEVQLLDVNGDPIGDPVTVTTDGEGSFTTQLEVPEGTPAGTEYSVEATATSGESATDGLAVTNADPTDDNTADNTDENTEVNTEVNTDTNTAENTDTNTAENTADNTAENDADNTAENTADNDADNTADNTDTNTAENTADNDADNTADNTDTNTAENTADNEADNTEVNTAENTADNEADNTEVNTAENTADNEADNTAENTADNDADNTEVNTAENTADNEADNTADNTADNEADNTDTNTAENTADNTDTNTAENTADNEADNTDTNTAENTADNEADNTAENTDTNTAENTADNTAENDADNTAENTADNEADNTEVNTAENTADNEADNTEVNTAENTADNEADNTAENTADNEADNTADNTADNEADNTDTNTAENTADNEADNTEVNTAENTADNEADNTEVNTAENTADNEADNTADNTDTNTSENTADNEADNTEVNTAENTADNEADNTADNTDTNTSENTADNEADNTEVNTAENTADNEADNTEVNTAENTAENTADNTAVASIDLTPNRAVKGVDNVLVYGTGYTPDGKADAFLREVDGEVLTPEVALRALATHIGVMAIAPADPGEWIGSVTVDSDGELSFRIKSEDLELGDYMVTVRDLTAPRLSDTELFTLISESDNTADNTSANTTDNTAENTDANTSENTDVNTEANTEVNTDANSADNTGDNTDLNTDANTAVNTAANTSDNTSGGSSEGSSGSSGSSGSTSGPLLGLLAVGLGIAGIVGLINFIAQNFPEQQGASIGGFQLPPFEFPNFHIPDINAASSNFFGVFDNNNGNGQCTCRDNANTYSSPTGVVSGSLIEPIATVEATPERQSSLFGAAAAGLAILLALVGGALLVNRQRVSE; from the coding sequence GTGAATTTCTCGACTGATTCTCGAGACCGCGCGATTCGTCGCAGCCGCGTCTTCAAGACCGTTGTGGCCGCAATTGCCACCGCTTCCCTGACGCTCCTCTCCGTCGCGCCCGCGCAAGCGGATCCGAGCGACAAATCCGAGGCGCTGGGCAAGGTCATCGATGCCGACCTCCTCACAGGGGACCTCGCCGATGCTGCCAGTAGCGACTCCGGCAACCCAAGCGACCCGGGTCCTAATGCGAACCCGCTCGACGTGGGGCTTCTGGGCAGCGTCAACCTGAGCCTGGGCACGTTGAACATTCCACTCATCAGCGATCCGGACGAAAGTGGTCTGCTGTATCTCGGTGATGCGGGCGCGCTGTCGAGCTACGCAAGTTCGCCGAACGGCGGAACGTCCACGGCGAGCGCAGGCGTGCTCGGAGACAATGGCGCGATCTCCCTGGATCCAGGCGGGGTCGGCGAGTACGGGAGTGCGCAAGTCAATCTCACCCAGCTATTAGGCCAACTGGGGGTGGACGGACTCACGGATGAGATTATCGACCACCTCACTCTGCAGCTGGGCGCGGTCGGGTCGACGGCGACGGCCACCGGAGACGACGTCGAGTCGGAGTACGTTGTCGCCGATGGAAAGCTCGTTGTCAGTTCTCCGCTGGTGGAGGGGCTCTCGGGCACCTTGACGACTGCGTTGCAGGGAACGGGCACCACGTTGAATACCGCATTGGGGACGTCAGGGGTGCTGGGGTCAATCGTCAGCGGTGTGAGCCGGGACGTGAGTATCGGTCTCGCCAGCGTGAGGCTTTCCGGTGGAACATTGGGCGTTAACGGACTGGACGATGCGTTGGATAACGCCGCGAATATCATTCTCAATGAGCCATTGGAAGACGCCAATAGTCTGGTGGCGATCAATCTTCGCGACGGCACGATCAGCATCGACCTCAAGCAGCTAGGCGGACCGGAGGGGCTCAACGGGCTACCTCCCAATACACAATTGCTGACGTCGCCGAATATCGATCTCATCACGGATGCTGTCCAAGAAGCCCTGGGAACGGTGTCGGCGAAGGCTGGCGATGCGCTCGAGTCTGTTCTCGACGAGATCGCCCTGGACATTCGCATTCCGGCGAGAGTGTCGGTGCTTGGATTAGGGGTGGTCAACGTCTTCGTCACGGTCGATACGACACTCGGGCAGCTCGCCGGCACGTCGACGGATGCACCAATAGTAGATATCGACGGGGACTTGCTGGGGCTAATCGATATTGGAGCGTTGCTAGGTGGATTGGTAGCTCCACTCGAGTCCGTCCTTTTTGCTCCCCTTCGGGCTGCTACGGGAACGTTGGTAACCACGGCGACGACGCAGCTGGAGAGCACTCTCGACGCTGCGGTGGATCCGATTCTCGACACTTTGGACCCGGTGCTTTCAGGGGTGCTTTCCGAGGTCGTTCAGGTGACGATCAATGAGCAGCCGACGCCCGGATATCTGGGGGCGGAGTCGTTTACCGTCAACGCGGTGGCGCTGGAATTGCTGCCCGCTTCTGAGGCAGTCAGGATCGGCCTCGCGTCTTCCACGGTGCGCGCGGATGTTCAGGTTCCAGAGATTTCGCTAGCTCCGGATTCTGTGCGCGATGGCGACACGACGACGGTGACGGGAACCGAATTCCCGCCGAATACCGAAGTTGAAGTCCAGCTTCTTGATGTGAATGGCGATCCGATCGGCGACCCCGTCACGGTGACGACCGATGGCGAGGGGAGCTTTACAACCCAGCTCGAGGTACCTGAGGGGACGCCGGCGGGCACGGAGTACTCCGTCGAGGCAACAGCGACGTCGGGTGAGTCGGCGACGGATGGGCTTGCAGTGACCAATGCTGACCCGACCGACGACAATACGGCGGACAATACAGACGAAAACACTGAGGTTAATACCGAGGTCAACACGGACACGAACACCGCGGAGAACACCGACACGAACACTGCGGAGAACACCGCGGACAACACCGCGGAGAATGATGCCGACAACACCGCGGAGAACACGGCAGACAACGATGCCGACAACACCGCGGACAACACCGACACGAACACTGCGGAGAACACGGCGGACAACGATGCCGACAACACCGCGGACAACACCGACACGAACACTGCGGAGAACACGGCAGACAACGAGGCCGACAACACTGAGGTGAATACGGCCGAGAACACGGCGGATAACGAGGCCGACAACACCGAGGTGAATACGGCCGAGAACACGGCAGACAACGAAGCGGACAACACCGCGGAGAACACGGCGGACAACGATGCCGACAACACCGAGGTGAATACGGCCGAGAACACGGCAGACAACGAGGCCGACAACACCGCGGACAACACGGCAGACAACGAAGCGGACAACACCGACACGAACACTGCGGAGAACACCGCGGACAACACCGACACGAACACTGCGGAGAACACCGCGGACAACGAGGCCGACAACACCGACACGAACACTGCGGAGAACACGGCGGATAACGAGGCCGACAACACCGCGGAGAACACCGACACGAACACTGCGGAGAACACCGCGGACAACACCGCGGAGAATGATGCCGACAACACCGCGGAGAACACCGCGGACAACGAGGCCGACAACACCGAGGTGAATACGGCCGAGAACACGGCAGACAACGAGGCCGACAACACCGAGGTGAATACGGCCGAGAACACGGCGGACAACGAAGCGGACAACACCGCGGAGAACACGGCAGACAACGAGGCCGACAACACCGCGGACAACACGGCAGACAACGAAGCGGACAACACCGACACGAACACTGCGGAGAACACCGCGGACAACGAGGCCGACAACACCGAGGTGAATACGGCCGAGAACACGGCGGATAACGAGGCCGACAACACTGAGGTGAATACGGCCGAGAACACGGCGGATAACGAGGCCGACAACACCGCGGACAACACCGACACGAACACTTCGGAGAACACGGCAGACAACGAGGCCGACAACACCGAGGTGAATACGGCCGAGAACACGGCGGATAACGAGGCCGACAACACCGCGGACAACACCGACACGAACACTTCGGAGAACACGGCAGACAACGAGGCCGACAACACTGAGGTGAATACGGCCGAGAACACGGCGGATAACGAGGCCGACAACACCGAGGTGAATACGGCCGAGAACACGGCTGAAAACACGGCAGACAACACCGCGGTCGCCTCGATTGACCTAACTCCGAATCGAGCAGTTAAGGGTGTCGATAACGTGCTTGTCTATGGAACCGGGTACACACCGGACGGAAAGGCGGACGCATTCCTGAGGGAAGTCGACGGCGAGGTCTTGACTCCTGAGGTCGCTCTCCGTGCTTTGGCCACGCATATTGGCGTAATGGCAATTGCTCCGGCAGATCCGGGCGAATGGATCGGTTCTGTGACTGTCGATTCGGATGGAGAGCTATCGTTCCGAATCAAGTCCGAGGATCTCGAGCTTGGCGACTACATGGTCACGGTTAGGGATCTAACCGCGCCTCGACTATCGGACACGGAGTTGTTCACGCTCATTTCCGAAAGTGATAACACTGCGGACAACACTTCGGCGAATACGACGGACAACACGGCTGAAAACACCGATGCGAATACGTCCGAGAACACGGATGTGAACACAGAAGCCAATACCGAGGTGAATACGGACGCGAACTCTGCGGACAACACGGGAGACAACACCGACCTCAACACTGATGCCAATACCGCAGTGAACACCGCTGCAAACACGTCGGACAACACATCCGGCGGTTCGTCCGAGGGATCCTCCGGATCTTCCGGATCCTCCGGGTCGACTAGCGGGCCACTGCTTGGTCTACTGGCTGTCGGCCTAGGGATCGCTGGAATCGTCGGGCTCATCAACTTTATCGCCCAGAACTTCCCGGAGCAGCAGGGGGCGAGCATCGGCGGATTCCAGCTGCCGCCGTTCGAATTCCCGAACTTCCATATTCCGGATATCAACGCTGCGAGCAGCAACTTCTTCGGGGTATTCGATAACAACAATGGGAATGGCCAGTGCACGTGTCGGGATAACGCGAACACCTATTCCTCGCCGACGGGAGTGGTCTCGGGTTCGCTGATCGAGCCGATCGCGACGGTTGAAGCAACACCCGAGCGTCAATCCTCCTTATTCGGCGCTGCCGCGGCGGGATTGGCAATACTATTGGCGCTGGTCGGTGGGGCGCTGCTCGTGAACCGCCAGCGCGTCTCGGAATAG
- a CDS encoding MaoC family dehydratase, translated as MSTPKLNPDVTFEKLPEVPNLLSMYGKAAVDQVPVLGTNRKADSMPSIGYEVSGISVSAHELAQYTEVTGLRLASELPLTYPFILTFPVAMKLMTSKEFPFPAMGAVHLRNEITSNRPILVGDELFIRVWAENLREHPSGLLVDVVSEVYTPNEPDPAWRQVSSFLSKRRTSLTPPKDAPRPEKPEPPTANEIGDPTTTLSVDGGQISNYAEVSGDRNPIHVSAVGAKAFGFPNTIAHGMWTAAALLGSVEGDIPAQARYTVQFGKPVVLPAKVLVYARENVAADAVDGVEASEGGWTITARKPRKLGHVFATATIESL; from the coding sequence ATGAGCACTCCCAAGCTGAACCCCGACGTCACCTTCGAGAAGTTGCCGGAGGTGCCGAACCTGCTGAGCATGTACGGCAAGGCGGCCGTGGATCAGGTGCCCGTCCTGGGCACCAATCGCAAGGCCGACTCCATGCCGTCCATCGGCTACGAGGTGTCCGGCATCTCGGTGAGCGCCCATGAGCTCGCCCAGTACACGGAGGTCACCGGCCTCCGCCTGGCGAGTGAGCTGCCGCTCACCTACCCCTTCATCCTTACCTTCCCGGTGGCGATGAAGCTGATGACCTCGAAGGAGTTCCCGTTCCCCGCGATGGGCGCGGTGCACCTGCGCAACGAGATCACCTCGAACCGCCCGATCCTGGTCGGCGACGAGCTGTTCATCCGCGTGTGGGCCGAGAATCTCCGCGAGCACCCGAGCGGGCTGCTCGTCGACGTCGTCTCCGAGGTCTACACTCCGAACGAGCCGGATCCGGCGTGGCGCCAGGTGTCTAGCTTCCTGTCGAAGCGACGCACCTCGCTCACTCCTCCGAAGGACGCACCGCGTCCGGAGAAGCCGGAACCGCCGACGGCCAACGAGATCGGCGACCCGACGACGACGCTGTCGGTCGACGGCGGCCAGATCTCGAACTACGCCGAGGTCTCGGGCGACCGTAACCCGATCCACGTGTCCGCAGTGGGCGCGAAGGCGTTCGGTTTCCCGAACACCATCGCCCACGGCATGTGGACCGCCGCGGCGCTTCTCGGCTCGGTCGAGGGCGACATCCCCGCGCAGGCCCGCTACACCGTGCAGTTCGGCAAGCCCGTCGTGCTGCCGGCGAAGGTGCTGGTCTACGCCCGCGAGAACGTCGCCGCCGATGCGGTGGACGGTGTCGAGGCCTCCGAGGGCGGCTGGACGATCACCGCGCGCAAGCCGCGTAAGCTCGGCCACGTCTTCGCCACGGCCACCATCGAGTCGCTCTAA
- a CDS encoding Dyp-type peroxidase, whose product MTTEPRPDETQHTSEHSTRSRSHTRRAFLGGTSAAAVGVAGGAALTGCARADTDADAAAKAAEALPSPTAIGEAQIPFHGERQAGIATPPQAHCVFRAFDLAGAPDNRRDYAATPRLGGDDTKRFAAALKGVLRVWTDDGARLVRGESGLADMDPELAENPARLTLTVGFGPRLFDLIGRPELRPRWLRQLPAFEIDDLDDRFNGGDLLLHIAADDPLTVANASRLLSAGVRGLVVSRWTQQGFRKASGAHPKDMTQRNLFGQLDGTVQPDTGGDLVFCGADEDQEWMRGGSGLVLRRIVMNMATWEEVDPPQRDLSLGRRQSTGAPLTGEHEFDPVDLDAKDKAGLEVIPPQSHVARAHARTPEELFLRRPFNFTSDAGGGDPESGLLFAAYCANVDRQFLPVQERLAEADLLNTWTTPTGSAVFALPPGLGESQAEAGGFLGDGLFT is encoded by the coding sequence ATGACCACTGAGCCCCGCCCCGACGAGACTCAACACACCAGCGAACACAGCACCCGAAGCCGCAGCCACACGCGCCGCGCCTTTCTCGGCGGCACCTCGGCCGCCGCGGTTGGCGTTGCCGGCGGCGCCGCGCTGACCGGCTGCGCCCGAGCGGACACCGACGCCGACGCCGCGGCGAAGGCCGCAGAGGCGCTGCCATCGCCGACTGCCATCGGCGAGGCACAGATCCCGTTCCACGGCGAACGCCAGGCCGGGATCGCCACACCGCCACAGGCACACTGCGTGTTTCGCGCGTTCGACCTCGCCGGGGCGCCGGACAATCGCCGCGATTATGCGGCGACTCCGCGTCTGGGCGGGGACGACACGAAGCGGTTCGCCGCCGCGCTCAAGGGTGTGCTTCGCGTGTGGACCGACGACGGCGCGCGCCTCGTGCGCGGCGAGTCGGGCCTCGCCGACATGGATCCCGAGCTCGCCGAGAACCCGGCGCGGCTCACGCTCACCGTCGGCTTCGGCCCACGGCTGTTCGACCTGATCGGGCGGCCGGAACTGCGGCCACGGTGGCTGCGGCAGCTGCCGGCGTTCGAGATCGATGACCTCGACGACCGGTTCAATGGCGGGGATCTGCTGCTCCACATTGCCGCCGACGACCCACTCACCGTCGCGAACGCCTCCCGGCTGCTCTCGGCCGGGGTTCGCGGGCTCGTGGTGTCTCGCTGGACGCAGCAGGGTTTCCGCAAGGCCTCAGGCGCACACCCGAAGGACATGACCCAGCGCAATCTCTTCGGTCAGCTCGACGGTACGGTCCAACCCGACACAGGCGGGGACCTCGTGTTCTGCGGCGCCGACGAGGACCAGGAGTGGATGCGTGGCGGCTCCGGCCTCGTGCTGCGCCGCATCGTGATGAACATGGCGACATGGGAGGAGGTCGACCCGCCGCAGCGGGACCTATCCCTCGGGCGCAGGCAATCGACCGGCGCGCCGCTGACCGGCGAGCATGAGTTCGACCCCGTCGATCTCGACGCGAAGGACAAAGCGGGCCTCGAGGTGATCCCGCCGCAATCCCACGTCGCCCGCGCGCACGCCCGCACACCGGAGGAGCTGTTCCTGCGGCGTCCGTTCAACTTCACCTCTGACGCCGGAGGAGGCGATCCCGAAAGCGGGCTCCTCTTCGCGGCGTACTGCGCGAACGTCGACCGACAGTTCCTGCCGGTCCAGGAGCGACTCGCGGAGGCGGACCTGCTCAACACCTGGACCACACCGACCGGTTCCGCGGTGTTTGCGCTGCCGCCGGGACTCGGCGAATCCCAGGCCGAGGCGGGCGGGTTCCTTGGTGATGGGTTGTTTACCTGA
- a CDS encoding DUF5819 family protein: protein MTKQRIRRFPAIVLAVVGLFAAGHIGATLAYTGPDTPVKQALQPGLSKYFLGPLDQGWNLFAPGPYSQDENMLVRACISPHDVCAGGDSRGAEFTPWRNVTAEELEAVDYNIFANRETRQSKVVHGRLWPVAAKLTDEQRKAVEANHIEGEPVFGIDLDSAQAEQQYSPGQLHNMRNYERLESVAVGLGTLYMHEEYGDAVSLVEVRMRRDSVPTFDDRHEASDEKAESWTKIGWRAATQFDQEVFDAWS, encoded by the coding sequence ATGACCAAGCAACGGATTCGCCGGTTCCCAGCGATTGTCCTGGCCGTAGTTGGGCTGTTCGCCGCAGGCCATATCGGAGCCACCCTTGCCTACACCGGCCCCGACACACCGGTCAAGCAAGCCCTCCAGCCCGGATTGAGTAAGTACTTTCTGGGACCGCTTGACCAGGGGTGGAACCTTTTCGCGCCCGGACCATACTCTCAGGACGAGAACATGCTGGTTCGAGCGTGTATCAGCCCGCACGATGTCTGCGCGGGAGGAGATTCTCGAGGCGCCGAGTTTACTCCGTGGCGAAACGTCACTGCAGAGGAGCTCGAAGCGGTGGACTACAACATTTTTGCCAATCGTGAAACCCGGCAGTCGAAGGTAGTGCACGGACGCTTGTGGCCGGTTGCCGCGAAACTCACGGATGAGCAACGTAAGGCAGTCGAGGCGAACCACATTGAGGGCGAGCCGGTATTCGGAATCGACCTTGACTCCGCACAGGCCGAACAGCAGTACTCGCCAGGCCAACTCCACAATATGCGGAACTACGAGCGACTCGAATCGGTCGCGGTCGGACTAGGAACCCTATATATGCACGAGGAGTATGGCGACGCCGTGTCGCTGGTCGAAGTGCGAATGCGCCGAGATTCCGTGCCCACATTCGATGACCGGCACGAGGCATCGGACGAAAAGGCCGAATCGTGGACAAAGATCGGCTGGAGGGCGGCCACCCAGTTCGACCAGGAGGTGTTCGACGCATGGAGCTGA